A single Saccharolobus shibatae B12 DNA region contains:
- a CDS encoding exodeoxyribonuclease III, translating to MKIASWNINGIRAALKKNLIDFIENNMFEVIMFQETKGDIVPLDFIMMGYEVISFPAKRKGYSGVMTLTRIKPINVIKGLQIKEFDDEGRTVTLELKDFYVINAYFPRAGDNLERLDFKLKFNNEIENFVLKLRKVKPVILCGDFNIAHQNIDGAFSDSTIPGLTPQERSWFSHFLSLGFIDTFRYLHPNVRKYSWWSYMGKARERNLGLRLDYCIVSEELKDRIKMADILIDIQGSDHAPIILELT from the coding sequence GTGAAGATAGCAAGTTGGAATATTAATGGTATACGTGCAGCTTTAAAGAAAAATCTAATAGACTTCATAGAAAATAACATGTTTGAAGTGATAATGTTTCAAGAAACTAAAGGTGATATAGTCCCACTTGATTTTATTATGATGGGTTATGAAGTAATTTCGTTTCCAGCAAAGAGAAAAGGATATAGTGGAGTGATGACATTAACTAGAATAAAGCCCATAAATGTGATTAAAGGTCTTCAAATTAAGGAATTCGATGATGAAGGAAGAACAGTTACCTTAGAACTGAAGGACTTCTACGTGATTAATGCGTACTTTCCTAGGGCAGGAGATAACCTAGAAAGGTTGGACTTTAAGCTAAAATTTAATAATGAAATTGAAAATTTTGTTCTTAAATTAAGAAAAGTTAAACCTGTAATACTTTGTGGAGATTTCAACATTGCACACCAAAATATTGATGGAGCTTTTTCTGACTCAACAATTCCTGGACTTACACCACAAGAGAGATCGTGGTTCTCTCACTTTCTCTCTTTAGGTTTCATTGATACTTTTAGATATCTACATCCAAATGTTAGAAAATATAGTTGGTGGAGTTACATGGGAAAGGCTAGGGAGAGGAATTTGGGACTAAGATTAGATTATTGTATAGTATCGGAAGAGTTAAAAGATAGGATAAAAATGGCTGATATTTTGATAGATATACAAGGCTCAGATCACGCACCTATTATCTTAGAATTAACGTAA
- a CDS encoding protein kinase domain-containing protein, with amino-acid sequence MRRGVKSNEVRFVLAKNGILVSTIIPLLGYIMYGIALGSLSSIGYSTLAGILYTFTLYSPFIFSPSLLPLSAISYFLASIFLYKAYKYKTLRKYGIIAISLSISYIVLYVYNLFLAELIPKFLMSWVLIGFYEIGNTIQLLAWRVSLRTILIKVYGLPNNLKWNINIEGQKYTFSDSQAKVKVNKEKPSFYVDSILEGYNTYMPKPNSGIISSNLLEIYFTKISKIPDISNWDPKLWIGNKINEYEVIDIIAIGGSSYVLKVKRGDMLYAMKIPKISKTTPGQTRISASNIIFDLSREFINLQEIGNKTQNAVQLFTISEIDISNIMKIEKGESYLYLTRPPYIIMELMEGGNALQLLNISRSKDWYRIVGIIIRDVAKALDIIHSSGYVHLDVKPQNIYFSKFPGSEEKEILSNLTSGKVVVKLGDLGSASRIGESVAEFTEFYCPIDQIEAAMLKNKGALPSMDVFALGATAYKLLFDSYVYPKEYYELIEKAIEEFQMGRGNYLNNLKLARQYAILPKINNIPSWLVNLMYDMLLQRTNARTIYTTIEYNLR; translated from the coding sequence ATGAGACGAGGGGTAAAAAGTAATGAAGTGAGATTCGTTCTCGCTAAAAATGGTATATTGGTATCAACTATCATTCCACTTCTTGGATACATAATGTATGGGATAGCCTTAGGCTCCCTTTCTTCAATTGGATATTCCACATTAGCTGGAATACTCTATACATTTACATTATACTCTCCTTTCATATTTTCCCCTTCTCTACTACCACTTTCTGCCATATCTTATTTTCTAGCTTCCATATTTCTTTATAAGGCTTATAAATACAAGACTCTAAGAAAATATGGAATTATAGCTATTTCACTATCAATATCTTACATCGTATTGTATGTGTATAATCTCTTCTTGGCGGAATTAATTCCAAAATTTCTAATGAGTTGGGTTTTGATAGGATTTTATGAGATAGGCAATACTATACAATTATTAGCGTGGAGAGTAAGTCTAAGGACTATCTTGATAAAAGTTTATGGCTTGCCAAATAACCTAAAATGGAACATTAATATTGAAGGACAAAAATACACTTTTTCCGACTCTCAAGCAAAAGTAAAAGTTAACAAGGAAAAACCTAGCTTCTATGTTGATAGTATTTTAGAAGGATATAATACTTATATGCCAAAGCCTAATAGTGGAATTATAAGTAGTAACTTATTGGAAATTTATTTCACAAAAATTAGCAAAATACCAGATATTAGCAACTGGGATCCAAAGTTATGGATAGGAAATAAGATAAATGAATACGAAGTTATTGATATAATAGCCATAGGTGGCAGCTCATACGTGTTAAAAGTTAAGAGGGGAGATATGTTATATGCGATGAAAATTCCGAAGATTAGTAAGACCACCCCGGGACAGACTAGGATTAGTGCTAGTAATATAATATTTGATCTTAGTAGGGAATTTATCAATTTACAAGAGATTGGAAACAAAACTCAAAATGCAGTACAGTTATTCACAATAAGTGAAATAGATATTAGCAATATAATGAAAATTGAGAAAGGGGAGAGCTATCTTTACCTAACTAGGCCACCTTATATAATAATGGAATTAATGGAGGGCGGTAATGCTTTACAGCTTTTAAACATAAGTAGAAGTAAAGATTGGTATAGAATTGTTGGAATAATAATTAGAGATGTAGCAAAGGCGTTAGATATTATCCATTCATCTGGTTATGTTCACTTAGATGTAAAACCACAAAATATCTATTTCAGTAAATTCCCTGGTAGTGAAGAGAAAGAAATCCTCAGTAATTTAACTAGTGGTAAAGTGGTGGTTAAATTAGGAGATTTGGGCTCAGCCAGTAGAATAGGCGAAAGTGTCGCTGAATTTACGGAATTCTATTGCCCTATAGATCAAATAGAAGCTGCTATGCTAAAGAATAAAGGGGCATTACCTAGTATGGACGTATTTGCCTTGGGCGCAACAGCCTATAAGCTTCTATTCGATAGTTACGTATATCCTAAAGAATACTATGAATTAATAGAAAAGGCGATAGAAGAATTTCAAATGGGTAGAGGAAATTACTTGAATAATCTAAAACTCGCTAGGCAGTACGCCATATTACCTAAAATAAATAATATACCATCATGGTTAGTTAACCTCATGTATGACATGCTATTACAAAGAACTAACGCTAGAACAATCTATACTACTATAGAATATAATTTACGTTAA